The Lactuca sativa cultivar Salinas chromosome 2, Lsat_Salinas_v11, whole genome shotgun sequence genome includes a window with the following:
- the LOC111912384 gene encoding calcium-dependent protein kinase 2: MGNCCSQIKGKNVEPENKKPLKGDNKPQEENKNTTTAPPKPVTASSAASTAQPQKNGNKSPIGTVLGRPMEDIRTLYTIGKELGRGQFGVTHLCTCKQTGKQLACKTIAKRKLANKDDIEDVRREVQIMHHLAGQPNIVELKGAFEDKHSVHLVMELCAGGELFDRIIAKGHYTERAAASLLRTIVKIVHTCHSMGVIHRDLKPENFLLQSKDEDSPLLATDFGLSVFYKQGELFKDIVGSAYYIAPEVLKRKYGPEVDIWSIGVMLYILLSGVPPFWAESEHGIFNAILRGHVDFTSDPWPSISHPAKDLVKKMLTADPKHRLTAHQVLSHPWIVEDGEAPDKPLDNAVLGRLKQFRAMNQFKKVALRVIAGCLSEEEIMGLKKMFKGMDSDNSGTITLEELKHGLSKQGTRLTESEVKQLMEAADADGNGTIDYEEFITATMHMNRMDREDHLYTAFQYFDKDNSGYITIEELEQALREYGMGDEKDIKEIVSDVDSDHDGRINYDEFVAMMRSKGQATMMNPKKFRESFVAT, translated from the exons ATGGGGAACTGTTGTTCCCAAATTAAAGGTAAAAATGTAGAACCTGAAAATAAAAAACCCCTTAAAGGAGACAACAAACCGCAAGAAGAGAACAAAAACACAACCACAGCGCCACCAAAACCCGTCACTGCATCATCAGCCGCCTCGACAGCCCAACCACAAAAGAATGGCAACAAATCGCCTATTGGAACGGTTTTGGGACGTCCAATGGAAGATATTCGAACTCTTTACACCATAGGTAAAGAGCTTGGTAGGGGTCAGTTTGGCGTCACCCATTTGTGCACATGCAAGCAGACGGGGAAACAGTTGGCATGCAAAACAATAGCAAAGAGGAAACTTGCGAATAAAGACGACATTGAGGATGTGAGGAGGGAAGTACAGATCATGCATCATTTGGCTGGCCAGCCGAATATTGTTGAACTTAAAGGGGCTTTTGAGGACAAACATTCTGTGCATTTGGTGATGGAATTGTGTGCTGGTGGAGAGTTGTTTGATCGGATCATCGCCAAGGGCCATTATACGGAGAGGGCTGCAGCATCGTTGCTTAGGACCATTGTTAAAATCGTTCATACCTGTCATTCCATGGGTGTTATTCATAGAGATCTTAAACCTGAAAATTTCCTTCTTCAATCCAAGGATGAGGATTCTCCCCTTTTAGCTACCGACTTTGGTCTATCTGTGTTCTACAAACAAG GTGAATTATTCAAAGATATTGTGGGAAGCGCATATTATATTGCACCCGAAGTATTGAAGAGAAAATACGGACCCGAAGTTGATATATGGAGTATTGGGGTCATGTTATATATTCTTCTAAGTGGTGTTCCACCTTTCTGGGCTG AATCGGAGCATGGGATATTCAACGCAATCTTGCGTGGGCATGTTGATTTCACGAGTGATCCTTGGCCTTCGATATCTCATCCAGCCAAGGATCTTGTAAAGAAGATGCTGACTGCAGATCCAAAGCACAGGTTGACAGCACATCAAGTGCTTT CTCATCCATGGATTGTGGAAGACGGAGAAGCGCCTGATAAACCACTTGACAACGCTGTTCTTGGCAGACTAAAACAATTTAGAGCCATGAATCAGTTCAAGAAAGTTGCTCTTCGG GTCATTGCAGGATGCCTTTCTGAGGAAGAAATCATGGGACTAAAGAAAATGTTCAAAGGCATGGATAGTGATAACAGTGGAACAATAACACTTGAGGAACTAAAACATGGACTATCCAAGCAAGGGACGAGACTCACCGAATCTGAAGTCAAACAATTGATGGAAGCT gCTGATGCAGATGGAAACGGAACCATAGATTATGAAGAATTCATAACAGCAACAATGCATATGAATAGAATGGATAGAGAAGATCATCTCTACACTGCATTCCAATATTTCGATAAAGATAATAGCGG GTACATTACTATAGAAGAACTAGAGCAAGCTCTCCGCGAATATGGAATGGGTGACGAAAAGGATATAAAGGAGATTGTATCTGATGTTGATTCAGATCAT GATGGTCGGATCAACTACGATGAGTTTGTGGCAATGATGAGATCAAAAGGACAGGCAACCATGATGAATCCTAAGAAATTCAGAGAATCGTTTGTTGCAACCTAA